A window from Elusimicrobiota bacterium encodes these proteins:
- a CDS encoding 6-carboxytetrahydropterin synthase, with product MFDVLVRSGFTADHALRHYHGATEPLHPHDFKVEVIIRGKKLQNKVKYLTDFVVLQRALDAVIKPMDHVNLNNYPPFVRDNPSAENLARFIARELAKCWRERGARLVSVAVWETAQTAARYWL from the coding sequence ATGTTTGACGTTCTGGTTCGATCTGGATTCACGGCGGATCATGCCCTGCGGCATTATCATGGCGCCACCGAACCCCTCCACCCTCACGATTTTAAGGTGGAGGTGATTATCCGAGGAAAAAAGCTCCAAAACAAAGTAAAATATCTAACAGATTTCGTGGTCCTGCAGCGCGCTTTGGATGCGGTGATCAAACCGATGGACCATGTCAATCTCAATAACTATCCGCCGTTTGTCCGAGACAATCCCAGTGCGGAAAATCTGGCCCGATTCATCGCCCGTGAACTGGCTAAATGCTGGCGGGAACGGGGGGCCCGGCTTGTTTCGGTAGCGGTTTGGGAAACAGCCCAGACAGCGGCGCGTTACTGGTTGTGA
- the murI gene encoding glutamate racemase, with product MSTMTDLPIGMFDSGVGGLTVLREVMRQLPRESITYFGDTARVPYGSKSRDVIVRFSTEIGQFLMQERVKMLVVACNTASAFALPVMRQRFTVPIIGVIAPGARAALAATQTKRIGVIGTEGTIESQAYSEAIHYLDPHAEVFGQACPLIVPLVEEGWIDKPVARDIVKEYLLPLLENKIDTLVLGCTHYPLLKGLLSSVAGPHVTLIDSAEETARAMGQLLNENHLEASSNNSAIRRFYVSDAPEKFERTGRRFLGEPIPGVKRVDIGTWV from the coding sequence ATGAGTACAATGACTGACCTTCCGATCGGAATGTTTGACTCGGGTGTGGGGGGATTGACGGTTTTGCGCGAGGTCATGCGGCAGCTGCCACGGGAGTCCATCACGTATTTCGGTGACACGGCCCGGGTTCCCTATGGTTCAAAATCCCGGGATGTCATCGTCCGTTTTTCGACCGAGATCGGACAATTTCTCATGCAGGAGCGCGTGAAGATGTTGGTGGTGGCCTGCAACACGGCCAGCGCCTTTGCCCTGCCGGTGATGCGGCAGCGTTTTACGGTTCCGATTATCGGTGTGATTGCGCCGGGGGCTCGAGCGGCATTGGCCGCGACCCAAACGAAGCGGATCGGCGTGATCGGGACCGAGGGCACGATTGAGAGCCAGGCCTATTCCGAGGCCATCCATTATCTGGATCCGCACGCCGAGGTGTTCGGCCAGGCGTGCCCCCTGATCGTGCCGCTGGTGGAAGAGGGATGGATTGACAAACCGGTGGCACGAGACATTGTGAAGGAATATCTGTTGCCGCTTCTGGAAAACAAGATCGATACGCTGGTGCTGGGTTGTACGCATTACCCCTTACTGAAAGGGTTGTTGAGTTCGGTCGCGGGACCCCACGTCACGCTGATTGATTCGGCTGAGGAGACGGCCCGCGCGATGGGTCAGCTGTTGAACGAAAACCATTTGGAAGCGTCTTCGAACAATTCGGCAATCAGACGGTTTTATGTCAGCGATGCTCCTGAGAAATTTGAGCGGACCGGCCGTCGTTTTCTGGGCGAACCGATTCCCGGTGTCAAACGGGTCGATATCGGAACATGGGTCTAA
- a CDS encoding N-acetylmuramoyl-L-alanine amidase codes for MRNTLVDPLLRAWISGFFLLCPLGTMHAATNQQLIPVIRQSPAPPHSISIWKSFLKVSEFNRCSYVSLAQVAVLFDGHLHWHPVAKNVDLLLHGDVVRFFYGASPAFINGRRFRLERPTVQNDEGFWVPVSFFAQPEFYRVTHIKLKWPPTAKPVAPVAAKSKPKAPTPLPSKPAPVASPEPIPPIVAPKPAVPETTARSAKAVRRIVIDPGHGGKDPGTVSARGIEEKRINLILAQELSDALREKEDYEVLMTRTDDSFIPLEERAQLANRHNADLFISLHCNASLSTRMKGFEVYFLSENASDPHADAVARLENSPLALEGKTPSPREVAAVLRSLVKTAYINESSSLGALIARAAAQRLSEPSLGVKQAGFYVLRGAEMPAVLVEAGFLSNVKEAKLLQKASFRQRLIESLVTGIRVYDERKRQERR; via the coding sequence ATGAGAAACACCTTGGTTGACCCGCTTCTCCGGGCCTGGATAAGCGGTTTTTTTCTTCTTTGCCCTCTGGGGACTATGCATGCCGCCACAAACCAGCAGCTGATCCCGGTTATTCGCCAGTCGCCCGCCCCTCCTCATTCCATTTCAATCTGGAAATCCTTTCTGAAAGTTTCTGAATTTAACAGGTGTTCCTACGTGTCCCTCGCACAGGTCGCTGTTTTGTTTGATGGCCATCTGCATTGGCATCCCGTAGCTAAGAATGTTGATTTGTTATTGCACGGCGATGTTGTCCGGTTTTTCTATGGTGCATCGCCCGCGTTCATTAATGGGCGGCGCTTCCGCCTGGAGCGGCCCACCGTTCAAAATGATGAAGGGTTTTGGGTCCCCGTCAGCTTTTTCGCCCAACCGGAGTTTTACCGCGTAACTCATATTAAATTGAAATGGCCTCCCACGGCCAAGCCCGTCGCTCCGGTGGCGGCTAAATCGAAACCCAAAGCCCCTACTCCTCTTCCATCCAAACCGGCGCCAGTCGCCTCCCCTGAACCGATTCCTCCAATTGTTGCACCCAAGCCCGCAGTTCCTGAAACAACCGCGCGTTCTGCCAAAGCCGTTCGCCGCATCGTCATTGATCCCGGGCACGGGGGGAAAGATCCTGGAACTGTGAGTGCTCGCGGGATTGAAGAAAAAAGGATTAATCTCATTTTGGCACAGGAGCTGTCCGATGCCTTACGCGAGAAAGAGGATTACGAGGTTCTTATGACCCGTACGGATGACTCTTTTATTCCTCTTGAAGAACGGGCCCAATTGGCCAATCGCCATAACGCGGATTTGTTTATCTCCTTGCACTGTAATGCGTCGCTCTCCACCCGCATGAAAGGGTTTGAGGTGTATTTCCTATCGGAAAACGCGTCGGATCCTCATGCCGATGCGGTGGCGCGTCTGGAAAACTCTCCCTTAGCCCTGGAAGGTAAAACGCCTTCCCCTCGGGAGGTCGCCGCGGTTCTCCGATCGCTGGTTAAGACGGCCTATATTAATGAATCCTCCTCTTTAGGAGCTCTGATCGCCCGTGCGGCGGCCCAGAGGTTGTCTGAGCCCAGCCTGGGGGTCAAGCAGGCCGGTTTTTATGTTTTGCGCGGAGCTGAAATGCCCGCGGTTTTGGTGGAAGCGGGTTTTCTATCCAACGTAAAAGAAGCAAAATTATTGCAGAAAGCCTCGTTCCGCCAGCGGCTGATTGAATCGTTGGTGACTGGTATTCGAGTCTATGATGAACGAAAACGTCAAGAAAGGCGCTAA
- a CDS encoding OmpA family protein, with product MNRYAAFEILVLILLVSSRIWGEDLRGNANVDSAAKIDAMNQSVNENWNVNDRNGTRLLILFDAGSTRLSQKYAGDLKEFADYLKAHPKTTADIFGHSDGVSGKPADFELAQARANVVRQYLIDAYGIDGDRLKAEGYGQVTARATNLTKSEKQMNRRVFAIIKDESSASAPRTHPR from the coding sequence ATGAATCGATATGCCGCCTTTGAAATCCTGGTTCTGATACTCTTGGTATCCTCGCGCATCTGGGGCGAAGACCTTCGGGGGAATGCCAACGTTGATAGCGCGGCGAAGATTGACGCCATGAACCAATCCGTGAATGAAAACTGGAATGTGAATGATCGAAATGGGACACGGCTCCTGATCCTTTTTGATGCCGGGAGCACCCGCCTCTCTCAAAAGTATGCCGGGGACCTGAAGGAATTTGCGGATTACCTGAAGGCCCATCCCAAAACGACGGCCGATATTTTCGGACATTCCGACGGGGTGAGTGGGAAGCCGGCGGATTTCGAGCTGGCTCAAGCCCGGGCAAATGTCGTTCGCCAGTACTTGATTGATGCGTACGGAATTGATGGAGATCGCTTGAAAGCAGAAGGGTACGGCCAGGTCACAGCGCGTGCGACCAATCTCACCAAATCCGAAAAACAAATGAACCGGCGGGTCTTTGCCATCATCAAGGACGAGTCATCGGCATCCGCGCCACGGACACATCCCCGTTAA
- a CDS encoding DUF1207 domain-containing protein has protein sequence MRNFRFVLLALVLTIPCFSAAGYETQSFPTAHELFSPLQADPAEPHFGFQLGFPVSHTAIARIDIGDYLGLYRWALDDVGVLQLNVGGAINTRFDATSSHNLQVVDFYGNVPLDLRIKWFSLRSMFYHDSSHLGDDYLRENNLVGQSNSWEAWRETLSVQVYKALRFYGGYQQAIHTKPNWSGRKAIQGGSELYFNTSEKSFWHSYWANDVQAWERSNWDVTWISQIGFKTGDAFSKGRGISYFVQFKMGPRYEGQFYQNKETIWGAGLKFVLSDHLFQASPTPEIRMASPSEDTP, from the coding sequence TTGAGGAACTTTCGATTTGTTCTCCTAGCCCTTGTACTTACGATTCCATGTTTCTCTGCAGCCGGATATGAAACGCAAAGTTTTCCAACCGCCCATGAGCTCTTCTCGCCACTTCAAGCCGATCCCGCTGAGCCCCATTTCGGGTTTCAACTCGGTTTTCCCGTTTCGCACACAGCGATTGCCCGGATCGATATCGGCGACTATTTAGGACTATACCGTTGGGCGCTCGATGATGTGGGGGTTCTGCAGCTGAATGTGGGAGGGGCCATTAATACGCGTTTTGATGCGACTTCCTCACACAATTTGCAGGTCGTCGATTTTTACGGCAATGTGCCATTGGATCTGCGCATCAAGTGGTTTTCCTTGCGTTCGATGTTCTACCACGACAGTTCGCATTTAGGGGACGATTACCTGCGCGAGAACAATTTGGTAGGCCAAAGCAATTCATGGGAGGCCTGGCGGGAGACTCTATCCGTGCAAGTCTATAAGGCACTGCGGTTCTACGGTGGATACCAGCAAGCTATCCATACCAAACCCAATTGGAGCGGCCGCAAGGCCATCCAGGGGGGGAGTGAACTCTATTTCAACACCTCCGAGAAAAGCTTTTGGCATTCCTACTGGGCCAACGATGTCCAAGCATGGGAGCGCTCCAATTGGGATGTGACTTGGATCTCGCAGATCGGATTTAAAACCGGCGATGCGTTTTCAAAGGGGCGGGGCATCTCGTATTTCGTTCAGTTCAAAATGGGGCCCCGTTACGAGGGCCAGTTTTATCAGAATAAGGAAACCATCTGGGGCGCGGGCCTGAAATTCGTCCTGTCAGACCATCTGTTTCAAGCCTCGCCAACACCAGAAATCCGCATGGCAAGTCCATCGGAGGATACCCCATGA
- a CDS encoding lmo0937 family membrane protein, giving the protein MLWAIFVVLLILWVLGFVTSYTLGGVIHLLLVVALVVMAIRIIQGRKPV; this is encoded by the coding sequence ATGCTATGGGCAATCTTTGTTGTTTTGCTGATTCTTTGGGTTCTCGGGTTCGTCACTTCCTATACGTTGGGAGGGGTCATCCATCTCTTGCTTGTTGTTGCCCTGGTGGTGATGGCGATTCGGATTATTCAAGGACGTAAGCCCGTATGA
- a CDS encoding amylo-alpha-1,6-glucosidase produces the protein MIAFDKDTCGDFETALSKEWLETNGLGGFASSTVLCCNTRRYHGFLVAATRPPVGRMMMVNGLEEWVVLNGTRYYLSCHQYPKVVDPRGDQNLIGFRIDPWPIWTYRLGSLILEKSLVMIHGQNTTILTYTMHKDGVVAELVVQPLLTVRDFHAIHKENSALQPQVEKRNGVCVLQPYPGVPTVYFHNNADEFVPGFNWYRDVSYVREEERGLESREDCWSAGAFHYRLRGNQEAVLIATTEGDGYFDTTYLLNAERARRRALLTGWEATDDVTHHLVSAADQFLVKRQIDDAEGASGKSVIAGYPWFEDWGRDTFISLPGLLLVTERYQAARDILQAYAQVMNHGLVPNRFPDSSGNPEYNTADASLWFILAVFHFLRYTRDFDFVRDHLWEAMKGILLNYQNGTHYQIHMDVDGLIYAGQPGLQLTWMDAKINDWVVTPRTGKPIEIQALWYNALRIMDQIGTRLGDKEQAKTWVGLAEKVWTSINRQFWFEEEGYLYDVINGEQRDTSLRPNQIFAVSLPFESVSPDRAARIVSLIEERLLTPFGLRTLDPKDPRYASRYTGDPRSRDAAYHQGTVWAWLIGPFLTAYQKVNGKSAKTQSHLRAHLALLLTHLWEGGLGTISEIFDGDLPHDPRGCTAQAWSVAEVLRVMCEELGTKNPSAARSAELSNASSVSSAR, from the coding sequence ATGATTGCTTTTGATAAAGATACCTGCGGCGATTTTGAGACCGCCCTGTCCAAGGAGTGGCTGGAAACCAATGGGCTGGGCGGTTTTGCTTCGTCGACCGTTCTCTGCTGCAACACCCGCCGCTACCATGGTTTTTTAGTGGCCGCCACCCGCCCACCGGTCGGCCGGATGATGATGGTCAACGGTCTGGAAGAGTGGGTGGTTCTGAACGGGACCCGTTATTATCTTTCCTGCCATCAGTACCCGAAAGTGGTGGATCCGCGCGGCGACCAGAATCTGATCGGATTCCGTATCGACCCGTGGCCGATCTGGACCTACCGGCTCGGCTCCCTGATCCTTGAAAAATCGCTGGTGATGATCCATGGCCAGAACACGACGATACTTACCTATACCATGCATAAGGACGGTGTGGTCGCGGAGCTCGTGGTCCAGCCCCTGTTGACGGTCCGTGATTTTCACGCCATTCATAAGGAAAACAGCGCGCTCCAGCCTCAGGTTGAAAAACGGAACGGGGTGTGCGTGCTGCAGCCTTATCCCGGTGTCCCGACCGTTTACTTTCATAATAACGCGGACGAATTTGTTCCGGGGTTCAACTGGTACCGGGATGTGTCCTACGTCCGCGAAGAAGAGCGCGGGCTGGAATCCCGTGAAGATTGCTGGTCTGCTGGTGCGTTTCACTACCGGTTGCGCGGAAATCAGGAAGCCGTCCTGATCGCGACGACCGAAGGGGATGGTTATTTTGATACTACCTATTTATTGAACGCCGAACGAGCCCGCCGGCGGGCGCTCCTGACCGGATGGGAAGCGACCGACGATGTGACGCATCACCTGGTTTCGGCGGCCGATCAGTTTTTGGTGAAACGACAGATCGATGACGCCGAAGGCGCTTCCGGGAAAAGCGTCATCGCCGGTTATCCCTGGTTTGAAGACTGGGGTCGGGACACCTTCATCTCGCTGCCGGGACTTCTGCTCGTCACGGAACGTTATCAGGCGGCGCGCGACATCCTGCAGGCGTATGCCCAGGTGATGAATCACGGGCTTGTTCCGAACCGTTTTCCGGACTCCTCCGGAAACCCCGAATACAATACGGCCGATGCCAGTTTGTGGTTTATTCTGGCGGTTTTTCATTTTCTGCGCTACACACGGGATTTTGATTTTGTCCGCGACCATCTGTGGGAGGCAATGAAAGGGATTCTCCTGAACTACCAGAACGGGACGCATTATCAGATCCACATGGATGTGGATGGGCTGATTTATGCCGGCCAGCCCGGGCTCCAACTCACCTGGATGGACGCCAAAATAAACGACTGGGTGGTGACCCCCCGCACCGGAAAACCGATTGAAATTCAGGCGCTCTGGTATAACGCCCTTCGGATCATGGATCAAATCGGAACACGTCTGGGAGACAAAGAACAGGCCAAAACATGGGTGGGGCTTGCCGAGAAAGTCTGGACTTCCATCAACCGGCAGTTCTGGTTTGAGGAGGAGGGGTATCTCTACGACGTGATCAACGGCGAGCAGCGCGACACCAGCCTGCGTCCGAATCAGATATTTGCCGTGAGCCTTCCTTTCGAAAGCGTCAGTCCGGACCGTGCCGCCCGCATCGTTTCTCTGATCGAAGAGCGGCTTTTAACGCCGTTCGGGCTCCGCACGCTTGATCCGAAGGACCCGCGTTATGCGTCGCGTTATACCGGGGATCCCCGGAGCCGGGACGCGGCTTACCACCAGGGAACGGTCTGGGCGTGGCTGATCGGGCCGTTCCTGACCGCTTACCAGAAGGTCAACGGCAAATCCGCCAAAACCCAGTCACACCTGCGGGCTCACCTGGCGCTTCTCCTGACGCATTTGTGGGAAGGCGGCCTGGGGACCATTTCAGAGATTTTTGATGGGGATTTGCCGCATGACCCTCGTGGTTGCACCGCTCAAGCCTGGTCCGTGGCCGAAGTCCTGCGTGTGATGTGTGAAGAACTCGGGACGAAAAACCCTTCCGCTGCCCGCTCCGCCGAACTCAGCAACGCCTCGTCCGTTTCGTCCGCGCGTTAA
- a CDS encoding sulfite exporter TauE/SafE family protein, whose amino-acid sequence MVSLYLLLGGVAGIASGLIGIGGGILIVPALTYFFHFTQHRAQGTTLALMIPPIGILAAWTYYKNGNVDLRAAVIICAGFIVGGWLGGKLAARLSELWLQRLFGGLLMLAGLRMLLAKTLR is encoded by the coding sequence ATGGTCAGTCTGTATCTGCTTCTCGGAGGTGTTGCCGGAATCGCCAGCGGGCTGATCGGCATCGGTGGGGGGATCCTGATCGTTCCGGCCCTGACCTATTTCTTTCACTTTACCCAGCATCGGGCGCAGGGCACGACGCTGGCCCTGATGATCCCGCCCATCGGAATACTGGCCGCCTGGACATACTACAAGAATGGAAATGTTGACCTGCGCGCGGCCGTTATCATCTGCGCCGGTTTTATCGTTGGGGGGTGGCTGGGTGGAAAACTGGCCGCCCGTCTTTCGGAGCTTTGGCTGCAGCGTTTATTCGGAGGCCTTCTGATGCTCGCGGGCTTGCGCATGCTCCTGGCTAAAACGTTGCGTTAA
- a CDS encoding cob(I)yrinic acid a,c-diamide adenosyltransferase, which produces MTIYTKTGDDGTTGLLGNARIRKDTPRIRACGSVDETNAALGVILAHLTSDSQFVRGWMEAIQSDLFIIGAILATAPSDKSRHAVLAESQIQALETHIDKMEKDLPPLKNFILPQGTPAAAFAYLARAVARRAERDVVALAVGETVAPTVIPYLNRLSDFLFVLARWINNRESGAETAWINPSGTALSPQDMTGDRLNATLQKLEAEKERRKTLFEKASSDIQKKKEIADKLFQQNVDQINKDGGKVEKPLRDMDLD; this is translated from the coding sequence ATGACGATCTACACCAAAACCGGCGATGACGGCACCACCGGCCTGCTCGGAAACGCGCGCATCCGCAAAGATACGCCGCGCATACGGGCCTGCGGATCCGTCGATGAAACCAACGCCGCTCTGGGCGTGATTCTGGCCCATCTCACCTCCGATTCTCAATTTGTCCGCGGATGGATGGAGGCCATCCAGAGCGACCTGTTTATTATCGGCGCCATTCTCGCGACAGCCCCCTCCGACAAGAGCCGCCATGCGGTCCTGGCCGAATCCCAGATTCAGGCGTTGGAAACGCACATCGACAAAATGGAAAAAGACCTGCCTCCGCTGAAAAACTTTATTCTGCCGCAGGGAACACCGGCGGCAGCTTTCGCGTACCTGGCGCGGGCTGTGGCGCGGCGCGCGGAAAGAGACGTTGTGGCCCTAGCCGTCGGAGAAACGGTCGCGCCAACAGTGATTCCCTATTTAAACCGCCTGTCGGATTTTCTGTTTGTTCTGGCGCGCTGGATCAACAACCGGGAAAGCGGGGCCGAAACCGCGTGGATCAATCCGTCCGGCACGGCCCTCTCCCCCCAGGACATGACAGGGGACCGATTGAACGCCACCCTGCAGAAACTGGAAGCGGAAAAAGAACGGCGCAAAACGCTCTTTGAGAAGGCGTCGTCGGATATCCAGAAGAAAAAAGAAATTGCGGACAAACTGTTCCAGCAGAATGTTGATCAGATCAATAAAGACGGCGGGAAAGTCGAAAAACCGCTCCGGGACATGGACCTGGACTAA
- a CDS encoding class II glutamine amidotransferase has translation MSRLLGLVGAPLPGRDVLSVFYSLCQEGNPDGWGISGYSARRAVYFGRQAESAGENREAFDRAVERTVKTQSPVLIAHFRKSPDETREIGKTQPFHCRDWVFAHDGELFNAPELPLQEARLQGGSDSERFGLWMLEHVASALNTTQALAATLQNHRSNLVFSSLNFLMSDGRTLWAYRDVGDGQLAKNESPDERGEIYSLFAAQVGPRVVVCSEPLPALSQTWTPLNTKTLVAFPSDGSAPQAIKI, from the coding sequence ATGAGCCGTTTGTTGGGCCTTGTGGGAGCGCCGCTCCCGGGCCGCGACGTGCTGTCCGTTTTCTATTCGCTTTGCCAGGAAGGGAATCCTGACGGGTGGGGCATTTCCGGATACAGCGCCCGACGGGCGGTGTATTTCGGCCGCCAGGCGGAATCCGCGGGCGAAAACCGGGAAGCGTTTGACCGTGCGGTGGAACGCACGGTGAAAACGCAGAGCCCGGTGCTTATCGCTCATTTTCGAAAATCGCCTGACGAAACCCGTGAGATCGGCAAGACCCAGCCGTTTCATTGCCGGGACTGGGTTTTTGCTCACGACGGGGAACTCTTTAATGCGCCGGAACTTCCGCTGCAGGAGGCGCGACTGCAGGGGGGATCGGACAGCGAACGATTCGGGTTGTGGATGCTCGAGCATGTCGCGAGCGCTTTGAATACGACCCAGGCGCTGGCAGCCACGCTCCAGAATCATCGTTCGAACCTCGTCTTCAGTTCTTTGAATTTTCTGATGAGTGACGGAAGGACGTTGTGGGCTTACCGGGATGTGGGGGACGGCCAACTCGCCAAAAATGAATCTCCCGATGAGCGCGGGGAAATATACTCGCTTTTTGCGGCCCAGGTGGGTCCCCGCGTTGTCGTTTGTTCGGAACCGTTGCCCGCGCTCTCTCAAACATGGACCCCGTTGAATACCAAAACTCTGGTGGCTTTCCCCTCGGATGGTTCGGCTCCGCAGGCGATAAAAATTTAG
- a CDS encoding transcriptional regulator encodes MKRARSYEKELQESLKDPVQAAGYLRAAYQDADKRVFLLALKDVIDAHSGMSHISRTVKLDRRHLYVMLSKNGNPEWFSVTKLLTALGIDLTFQPRKNSSFKTAA; translated from the coding sequence ATGAAGCGCGCCCGTAGTTATGAAAAGGAATTACAGGAATCTTTAAAGGACCCGGTTCAGGCGGCCGGCTACCTTCGTGCCGCCTACCAGGATGCCGATAAACGCGTTTTCCTGCTTGCGCTGAAGGATGTTATTGATGCGCATTCGGGCATGTCTCATATTTCTCGTACGGTAAAACTCGATCGTCGGCATCTGTATGTCATGCTCTCCAAAAATGGAAACCCCGAGTGGTTCAGCGTCACCAAACTGCTGACGGCTCTAGGCATTGACCTGACCTTCCAACCCCGCAAGAACTCATCCTTCAAAACAGCTGCCTGA
- a CDS encoding type II toxin-antitoxin system RelE/ParE family toxin — MEPTPRQIIYYEKEDGTCPFLEWRDSLKHPVFVDALRARLARVRLGLMGRCGAVGDGIWELKFYVGPGYRVYFAEWRNTLIVLLCGGDKSTQARKDIGLAKNYWEDFRRSNV; from the coding sequence CTGGAACCGACACCGCGACAAATCATCTATTACGAAAAAGAGGATGGAACGTGCCCTTTTCTGGAATGGAGAGACTCACTCAAACATCCGGTCTTTGTGGATGCTCTGCGGGCCCGTTTGGCGCGCGTCCGTCTTGGGCTTATGGGCCGATGCGGTGCCGTCGGGGACGGAATTTGGGAACTGAAGTTTTATGTTGGGCCCGGTTACCGGGTCTATTTTGCTGAATGGCGCAACACGCTCATCGTGCTGCTCTGCGGGGGAGACAAAAGTACTCAGGCCCGGAAAGACATCGGACTGGCAAAAAACTATTGGGAAGATTTTCGGAGATCAAACGTATGA
- a CDS encoding type II secretion system protein gives MDIRLTRFDGFHGCQRPCQSGFTLIELMIVVAIISILCAIAIPRFADMVSKAQEGVTKGNLGALRSALSIYYSDNAGTYPTDINSLVQKYISRIPSAYVPPHR, from the coding sequence TTGGATATTAGACTAACTCGTTTCGATGGATTCCACGGTTGTCAGAGACCCTGCCAGTCCGGATTCACATTAATTGAACTCATGATCGTGGTCGCGATCATCTCCATTCTTTGCGCGATCGCGATTCCGCGGTTTGCCGATATGGTTTCTAAAGCACAGGAGGGAGTGACCAAAGGCAACCTTGGAGCGCTCCGTTCCGCCCTCAGCATTTATTACAGCGACAACGCAGGAACGTATCCAACGGATATCAACTCTCTGGTACAAAAATACATCAGCAGAATTCCTTCCGCGTACGTCCCGCCCCATCGGTAG
- a CDS encoding peroxiredoxin: protein MGKIGIVLGVVLMVFSKAGAAELKVGSLAPEFTAPASDGSQVHLEEWLNRAPIVLYFYPKDDTPGCTKEACGLRDDFAAFRTLKATVFGISFDSIESHRKFIEKYRLPFLLLSDTDKSIAKAYGAGGLLFASRQSFIIDKAGRLVYINRSVTPATHSAELQAVLSQLK from the coding sequence ATGGGCAAGATCGGGATCGTGCTGGGGGTGGTTCTCATGGTTTTTTCAAAAGCAGGAGCAGCGGAACTGAAGGTGGGATCCCTGGCGCCGGAGTTTACGGCTCCGGCGAGCGATGGTTCCCAGGTCCATCTGGAAGAGTGGTTAAACCGTGCGCCGATCGTCCTCTACTTTTACCCCAAAGACGATACTCCTGGATGCACTAAGGAAGCCTGCGGCCTGCGTGACGATTTCGCCGCGTTCCGCACCCTCAAGGCCACGGTCTTCGGCATCAGCTTCGACTCCATCGAATCTCACCGGAAATTCATCGAGAAGTACCGGCTGCCCTTCCTGCTGCTCTCGGACACCGACAAATCCATCGCCAAAGCCTACGGCGCGGGGGGGCTTTTATTCGCCAGCCGCCAGAGCTTTATCATCGACAAAGCAGGCCGGCTGGTCTACATCAACCGCTCCGTCACCCCAGCCACGCACAGCGCCGAACTGCAGGCTGTTTTGTCTCAACTGAAATAG
- a CDS encoding ORF6N domain-containing protein, producing the protein MLDSDLADLYGVEPRILNWAVMRNRDRFPLDFMFELSRYEIMRISQIGISSGRTHTLKYSKRVLAFTEQGIAMLSSVLQSERAVQVNIAIMRAFVKLRHAILAHQSVA; encoded by the coding sequence ATGTTGGATTCGGATTTGGCTGACCTTTATGGAGTTGAACCCCGCATTCTGAACTGGGCTGTCATGCGCAACCGGGATAGATTCCCTCTGGACTTTATGTTCGAGCTCAGTCGCTACGAAATTATGAGGATATCCCAAATTGGGATATCCTCTGGAAGAACGCACACTCTGAAATATTCGAAGCGGGTGCTTGCCTTTACTGAACAAGGCATTGCCATGTTATCGAGCGTTCTTCAAAGCGAACGAGCCGTTCAAGTGAACATCGCGATCATGAGGGCCTTCGTGAAATTGCGCCATGCCATCCTGGCGCATCAAAGCGTTGCTTGA
- a CDS encoding CHAP domain-containing protein has product MRISIIQKAGRILLSGSLIFTISASRLAGADKPGVNAVALSPDVLRINNPYNGRHRHCAAFARYGLYLMTGKRYTTYGSARRWAYHAKTLRATVPLAMVQPGNLLFFRDSRSRINHVAIVLETDYRDGDGYEILFQDERGTHSWIHRDSTVYLGMVPVFGADITKLETVAI; this is encoded by the coding sequence ATGAGAATATCGATCATTCAAAAAGCCGGACGGATTCTCCTCAGTGGCTCGCTTATTTTTACGATCAGCGCTTCGCGGCTCGCCGGGGCGGATAAGCCGGGGGTGAATGCGGTCGCCCTCTCTCCGGATGTTCTTCGGATAAACAATCCCTATAACGGGCGGCACCGTCACTGCGCGGCGTTCGCGCGTTACGGACTGTATCTCATGACCGGCAAGCGCTATACGACCTATGGATCGGCCCGGCGCTGGGCGTATCACGCTAAAACCCTCCGAGCGACCGTGCCGCTGGCGATGGTGCAGCCGGGAAATCTTCTTTTCTTCCGGGACAGTCGGTCCCGCATTAATCATGTCGCGATCGTTCTGGAGACGGATTACCGGGACGGTGACGGTTATGAGATTCTCTTCCAGGACGAGCGGGGCACCCACAGCTGGATCCACCGGGACAGCACCGTTTACCTCGGTATGGTGCCCGTCTTCGGCGCCGACATCACTAAACTAGAAACGGTTGCCATTTAA